Proteins found in one Magnolia sinica isolate HGM2019 chromosome 5, MsV1, whole genome shotgun sequence genomic segment:
- the LOC131245747 gene encoding bifunctional riboflavin kinase/FMN phosphatase, whose translation MAATMPLRSFVSHVVLDLDGTLLNTDGIVSEVLKKFLGKYGKQWDGRGVHKIVGKTPLEAATSIVEDYGLPCTTNEFILDISPMFSDQWCNIKALPGASRLIKHLNGHGVRMALASNSPKESIEAKISHHHGWKESFSVIIGGDEVGMGKPSPEIFLEAAKRLNVEPSKCLVIEDSLPGVTAGKAAGMGVVAVPSVPKQAALYSSADEVINSLLDLQPEKWGLPPFQDWIEGTLPIEPWYIGGPVIKGFGRGSKVLGIPTANLSADSFSVILSEHASGVYFGWAALSTRGIFKMVMSIGWNPYFDNTEKTIEPWLLHDFNEDFYGEELHLAIVGYIRPEANFPSLETLIAKIHDDGKISEKALDLPMYASYKDAPYLRSLLQQDNNHS comes from the exons ATGGCAGCTACAATGCCTTTGAGGAGCTTCGTTTCACATGTCGTCCTAGATTTAGATGGTACACTTCTAAACACAG ATGGAATTGTAAGCGAAGTGTTGAAAAAGTTCTTGGGCAAGTATGGGAAGCAATGGGATGGAAGAGGAGTTCACAAAATAGTAGGGAAGACACCTTTGGAGGCTGCAACCTCAATTGTGGAGGATTATGGGCTCCCTTGCACAACAAATGAATTCATTTTGGATATAAGCCCAATGTTTTCTGACCA GTGGTGCAATATTAAAGCTCTTCCAGGGGCCTCCCGATTAATTAAACATTTGAATGGTCATGGTGTGCGGATGGCGTTGGCTTCAAACTCTCCAAAGGAAAGCATAGAAGCAAAAATTTCTCACCACCATG GCTGGAAAGAATCTTTTTCTGTCATCATCGGTGGCGATGAAGTAGGAATGGGGAAGCCATCTCCTGAAAT atttcttgaaGCAGCTAAAAGGTTGAATGTTGAACCTTCCAAGTGCCTTGTCATAGAGGACTCCTT GCCTGGTGTTACAGCTGGTAAGGCTGCTGGAATGGGAGTAGTTGCAGTGCCATCAGTTCCAAAACAAGCAGCTCTTTACAGTTCAGCTGATGAAGTGATAAATTCTCTGCTTGACCTGCAGCCTGAAAAATGGGGTCTGCCACCATTCCAAGATT GGATAGAAGGTACTCTACCGATTGAACCTTGGTATATTGGAGGCCCAGTTATCAAGGGATTCGGTCGTGGATCAAAGGTGCTTGGAATACCTACAG CTAATTTATCTGCAGACAGCTTTTCAGTGATTTTATCAGAACATGCCTCTGGAGTGTATTTTGGATGGGCTGCATTGTCCACACGAGGCATATTCAAGATGGTCATGAGTATTGGTTGGAACCCGTACTTCGACAATACTGAAAAAACaata GAGCCATGGCTGCTTCATGATTTCAATGAGGATTTTTACGGCGAGGAGCTTCACCTCGCAATTGTTGGCTATATTCGACCAGAG GCCAATTTTCCATCACTTGAGACTCTGATAGCAAAGATTCATGACGATGGGAAGATATCAGAGAAAGCTCTTGATCTGCCCATGTATGCGTCGTACAAAGATGCTCCATATTTAAGAAGCCTGTTGCAGCAAGACAACAACCATTCATGA
- the LOC131246986 gene encoding protein CANDIDATE G-PROTEIN COUPLED RECEPTOR 7-like gives MGNLHPPFLYLLYVLTLLSIMPIAFSEIKDTRIVADSRPMILFERFGFSNDGHIDIWLKRVAWKPKQQSPDMDPTKMGFILLREASYAKILNESEYADHFCVVSSHYVKQIFTFQDLRFDYTYNGSIAVDDPDEYSLVFGNCQPEFEIWMDVHTEMYNVEKGWKDFLPAGQTQLPKLYFIFFLMYSVFFLIWIYTCIKQRATLDKIHVLMGALLLFKALLMICASEDQSYVKRTGSSRGWDIAFYIFSFFKGIMLFTVIILIGTGWSFVKPFLHEREKNLLMIVIPLQVLENIASVVIGETGPSTKDWLTWNQLFLLIDIICCCTVFFPIIWSIRSLREASKTDGKAARNLEKLTLFKQFYVVVVGYLYFTRIVVSAIGAVVSYRYHWISTASMEGASLIFYMYLFYNFQPIERNPYFVIQDEEEAAAALALEEDNSFEL, from the coding sequence ATGGGCAATCTCCACCCTCCATTCTTGTACCTGTTGTATGTTCTTACCTTATTGTCGATCATGCCGATCGCCTTCTCTGAGATAAAAGATACCCGCATCGTCGCTGATTCAAGGCCCATGATCCTGTTTGAACGTTTCGGATTCTCCAATGACGGTCACATTGATATATGGCTGAAGCGTGTTGCATGGAAACCAAAACAACAGAGTCCTGATATGGACCCAACCAAGATGGGATTCATACTCTTAAGGGAGGCATCCTACGCAAAGATCCTAAATGAATCGGAGTACGCCGACCACTTCTGTGTTGTATCAAGCCACTACGTGAAACAGATATTCACATTCCAAGATCTCAGGTTCGATTACACTTACAATGGTTCAATCGCTGTCGATGATCCCGACGAATACAGTCTTGTCTTTGGAAACTGCCAGCCCGAATTCGAAATTTGGATGGATGTCCACACAGAAATGTACAATGTAGAGAAGGGCTGGAAGGATTTCCTTCCTGCTGGCCAGACCCAACTGCCAAAACTGTATTTTATCTTCTTTCTCATGTACTCTGTTTTCTTCTTGATCTGGATCTACACCTGCATCAAGCAAAGAGCGACTCTTGATAAGATCCATGTCTTGATGGGGGCCTTGCTCTTGTTCAAAGCGCTGTTGATGATCTGCGCATCCGAAGATCAGTCATATGTGAAGAGAACCGGGTCGTCCCGTGGGTGGGACATCGCGTTCTACATTTTCAGCTTCTTCAAAGGTATAATGCTGTTCACTGTAATCATCCTCATTGGAACGGGCTGGTCATTCGTAAAGCCGTTCTTGCATGAGCGCGAAAAGAATCTTCTGATGATCGTCATACCTCTGCAAGTCCTCGAGAACATAGCTTCTGTAGTGATCGGAGAGACAGGGCCGTCCACCAAGGACTGGCTGACATGGAACCAGCTCTTCCTCTTGATCGATATTATATGTTGCTGCACGGTGTTCTTTCCGATCATCTGGTCAATCAGGAGTCTTCGGGAGGCCTCGAAGACAGATGGGAAGGCAGCCAGGAACCTTGAGAAGCTGACACTTTTCAAGCAGTTCTATGTCGTTGTTGTTGGGTACTTGTATTTCACAAGAATTGTGGTTTCTGCAATTGGCGCGGTCGTTAGTTACAGGTATCACTGGATAAGTACGGCTTCGATGGAGGGTGCGAGTTTGATCTTCTACATGTATCTTTTCTACAACTTCCAGCCGATCGAGAGGAATCCGTACTTTGTCATCCAAGATGAAGAAGAGGCGGCAGCGGCACTTGCACTGGAAGAAGACAATTCGTTTGAGCTCTAA